acatcagagatctcacacgggggagaagccatatctctgtcctgagtgcgggaaatgtttttcacagacatccaatctttccagacatcagagatctcacacaggggagaagccgtattcctgttctgaatgtgggaaatgtttttcacagatctcccatctttacagacatcagagatctcacacgggaggagaagccatattcctgtcctgagtgagggaattgttcctctctgaagtcctgtcttcctgtacatcagggatcccacacaaccctcgaggtgtattagtgccttgagtgcgggaaatgtcttctatatgaatgttgctggacatgacagctctcatgtggggaagaagcacaccctgatatacacctcagatatactccatggctgatagaaatttatgaagaaagattaaacttttttttttcaaaaatttcagtctcaGTTaattagcaaaaactaaaaaaatccagtggtgaggaaaaaacaccaaaagaaagctctatttatctgaataaaatatataaaattactttgggtacagtgttgcatgaccacacaattaccagttaaaatagagCTGTGGCgaatagtaaaaaatggcctggtcatgaaagggtaaaaccttccagaggtcataTGGGGATGGGAATATGTAGCAGCTAAATGAATAGTCCTCCTAGCAATGTACAGTAATAACCAGGCTGAAGCTAGGGGAAGCTCTAATGTTTAGAGAAAAGTTGGCCAATTAATTTTTCTTATAGGCCACTATACTATAGGACTGTTGTGGAGGACCAAACTTAATCTGGTCAATATTCATTTTGGACTGGGGAAggtctttaagtatgtaaacctaTAGAGAACAAACACCTGGCACTGGGAATAGGCATAACTGCTCATTAAATAGGTCTCCTTTAGATGGGCTTTTTGGGGATGGTAAAAATGGGAGTCTGAGACACATTTTTTCTGCCCTTGAACTGTAAAATAACTGGAAGATGGGGCGCTTGTCAAACTCGCACACTGGGGCCATGCCACAACTATGTACAATGCATGCAATGCGGTAGTGTATCATTgtagggttaaatcaggtggtgatggggcgatataacacctcctcactacctgccaaatgccctctgaaaagcactgTGACTGGAGAGAGCCTGAGATGGGTACAGAGGGGATTTCTGGTGATCCTGACCTGAGATGGGTACAGTGGGGATTTTTCGGGATCCTGAGATGGGTACAGTGGGGATTTCTGTGGATCCTGAGATGGGTACAGTGGAGATTTCTGGGGATCCTGTCCTGAGATGGGTACAGTGGAGATTTCTGGGGATCCTGTCCTGAGCTGGGTACAGTGGAGATTTCTGGGGATACTGACATGAGATGGGTACAGTGGGGATTTCTGGGGATCCCGAGATGGGTACAGTGGGGATTTCTGGGGATCCAGAGATGGGTATAGTGGAGATTTCTGGGGATCCTGAGAAGGGGTACAGTGGAGATTTCTGGGGATCCTGTCCTGAGATGGGTACAGTGGGGATTTCTGGGGATCCTGTCCTGAGATGGGTACAGTGGAAATTTCTAGGGATCCTGTCCTGAGATGGGGACAATGAGGCTTTCTGGGGATCCTGACCTGAGATGGGTACAGTGGGGATTTCTGTGGATCCTATCCTGAGATGGGTACAGTGGGGATTTCTGGGGATCCTGACCTGAGATGGGTACAGTGGGGATTTCTGGGGATCCTGTCCTGAGATGGATACAGAGGGGATTTCTGGGGATCCTGTCCAGAGATGGATACAGAGGGGATTTCTGGGGATCCTGTCCAGAGATGGATACAGTGGGGATTTCTGGGGATCCTGACCTGAGATGGGTACAGTGGGGATTTCTGGGGATCCTGTCCAGAGATGAGTACAGTGGGGATTTCTGGGGATCCTGACCTGAGATGGGTACAGTGGAGATTTCTGGGGATCTTGACCTGAGATGGGTACAGTGGGGATTTCTGGGGATCTTGTCCTAGAGTGAAAAACAGGTGAACAGCTCCCAGGGTTTGCAGAGTGCAGACGATAACACAGGAAGAAGTTGGCTGGGTAGCAGAGTGATGGGAGAGTATCGGAATGTCTCCTAGGCAACGCTCTCTCAACAGAACTGAGCCTCCTGTCTACCAGTCAGCTCCTCAGGCTCTCCTTCCAGTTCTTGCAGGTCTCCATACAGATATCTGTGCTTCTTTGAGCCAGTCAGCTTCCTCAGTGAGGTGGTATGGTGACAGTGGAGGCACCAAGGGCCATTTAGGGACAACCAAAGGGTAGGAGGTGACTCTGGGACTGCAATTTTGCAggccagcatacagagtgcagtggtccgAAGTATACCTTCTACAGCTCAGCTATGTACCTGGTAAAGATGTTGTGGGGGCCTCTCTTGAACCTCCTACCCAACACCCCTGAAGGTGTTGATGGGTAGAGCTGGTAGTCGCAGTCTTCAGGACAGGATTCAGGAGCAGCTTGGCATCAGAGCAGAAGATTGACGCAGGACCAGGAGACAAGCAGAGGTCAGCAACAGCCAGGCAGTCAGGGACCAAATCAGCAGGTAGAGCAAGTCCAGGAGACAGGCCAAGATCAGTAATAGCCAGGCAAATCAGTACAGAGGCAGCAGGCAAGACAAGCCTGGTAAACACACCAGGGTCAGAGTAATCAGGTGAACAAGGTTGAAGCAGAAGCGAAGTCCAAGGGCAAGTCGGGTCATACACAGATGAGCAGATGCAGCAGATCGGGTCTCTagaacaagctgaagaccattcagcaactgctgATAGTGACAGACCAGTTTAATtaggccactgggtgccaagtGCACATGCTAATTTCTATGTGCACATGCATGTGTGCGTGCTTGCACACACACAAACATGTGACAAAGCACATCTAACATTGCTTCTTCGCTCAGAAGAATGAGCATATGTGCATGTACATGAGCATAGGTCCAcactggttttctggtgctgggAATCTGATTTATCTTACCAGTGTACGAAGTGTAGTAGTCAGGAATATGTCATACAGCCCCggatacagagtgcagtggtcagtcaattctgacacttctctcccgcatgttaaaatcagcattttcttgctagaaaattactagaacttccaaacattatgtatatttttaggcagaggctctagagaataaaatggtgggcctTGCTATTTTTTGTCACGCAGTATTtttacagcagtttttcaaatgcaaacttTTTGAAAAcaattacactttaatgaactttagtgcaaacaaacacaataaaatacacattttttttgtaaaatataaacaaTGATGTAAATGCAGTAAATACACTGCtccaaaaaatgaaaggaacacttttaagcccaggttcacgctGCTGTGGGATTGAAATTGTGAGAgtttagctgaacttgcacaatttcactcccgaATGTCAGTccaacgatttcagagacatctctgTGGTTTCCTGcaaagatgtctattgaaatcgcacctgaaatcgccaaaggtagtacagaaactacttttggttaTTGGTGTGGCGCCACAAAGTCAGCATTGCACGATTTGGACGCTTTCATTGCGGGCAATagctgctgatttggcatgcgatttgacatgacaaattacatgccaaattgcatcaatgtgaaccagagcttaatcagagtatagcattaaGTCAATGAaattcctgggatattgatctggtcaggtaagtagcagagggggtcgttaatcagtttcagctgctttggtgttaatgaaattaacaacaggtgcactagatgggcaacaatgggacgacctccaaaacagaaatggttttacaggtggaggccattgACATTTTTTTCTCCCTACTCATCtattctgactgtttttcactagttttgcatttggctagggtcagtgtcactactggtagcatgaggcgatacctggaccctacagagcagggatatgcaattagcggacctccagctgttgcaaaactacaagtcccatcatgcctctgcctctgtgtgtcatgctgtcagagtcttgctatgcctcatgggacttgaagttctgcaacagcaacgctaattgcatatccctgctatagaggttgcacaggcagtctaaagagcatggaggagattccaggagacaggcagttactctaggagagctggacagggccatagaaggtccttaacccatcagcaggaccggtatctgctcctttgtgcaaggagaaaATAGATGAGCACTGCcggagccctacaaaatgacctccagcaggacactggtgtgaatgtctctgaccaaacatttagaaacagacttcatgagggtggcctgagggcccgacattctctagtgggccctgtggTCACTGTCCAGCACTGTGGAGCTTGATTTGCATTTGCCATCGAACAACATAATTGGCAGGTCCTGCACTGGCTCCCTGTGATTTTCAGAGATGAGAGCCGGTTCACCCTGAGTacatgtgaaagggtctggagcaGCCATGGAGAATATTATGCTTCCTGTAACATCATTTagcatgactggtttggtggtggagcagtgatggtctggggaggcatatccatggagagaTGCACAGACCTCTTCAGgatagacaatggcaccctgactgccactggatatcgggatgaaatccttggacctatTGTCAAACCCTACActagtgcagtgagtcctgggttcctcctggtacacaacaatgcccggcctcatgtggcgagagtatgcagccagttcctttAGGATGAAGGATTTGTTACCATTAAATGGCCCCCAAGCTcgcctgacttaaatccaatagaacacctctggcaTATTGCATGTTTTTGGTCCATCTGATGCCGCCAGGtttcacctcagtctgttcaggagctcagtgatgccctggtccataTCTGGAGGAAACACCCCAGGACACCAgccgtcgtctcattaggagcatgccctgacGTTGCCGAATAGAGACTTGTTGGCCAAATCGATCGCCTGCATTCAGAGCCTGGTTAGTCCATGATGAGCAGGGAATATGGAGGAACCGGCTTGCCCACCCGCTCTGCTTCCGGGTGCTGCAATAAAAATTGATCAAATTTAAGACATCGACCGCACTATTGTAATTCACACTAATAAACTTCCCCTGAAAATAGAATTTGTATCTCAACCCCAGCCAAGTCAACCTGCGCAAGAAGGACATGATGATCAGAGACCCCAACCTGCCCTTATTGATAATCTTGGCGGCGGCCAGAATGTCAGTGAAGAAAATGACCGAACTTCCTGACCAACCTGGCCCCCAAGTGACAGCTGCCACCAAAATTGGGTAGACTTCAAACAATGCCGAAGTCTGCGCAAAACCTGGGCATGCGGAAAACCTCCAAGGGCCAACGACTGGCCAGCCATTCTGCACCAAATATAGCCACAAACCCCACTGATGCAGCTGCATCAGAAAATACCCTGGGCGATTCACTCGCTGGCTGAGGAATGAGCAAAGAAATGCCATTCCAGTCACGCAGGAACTGGTCCCACATGACCAGATCGGCTTGTGCGTCAGCTTGTAGGCTGACGGCCGCGTCACCGTCCTGATACAGGGGCAAAAGGGCCAACAATCTAGACACAAATGACCTACCCTGTGGAATAATCCTCATTGCATAATTCAACATGCCCAAGAGTGACTTTAAATCCCTCTTCAAGCAGACTGGGGACCGGAAGAATAAATTAATCATCTGACATATCTTAGCTAACTTCTCCCTGGGCAGACTTGGAATCATATGATTTGAATCAAGCGTGATGcccaaaaaatgaatgatgttggCTGGACCTTCCACCTTGCGAGCAGCCAGTGGAACATTTAACTCTGCAAACAGTTCAGTAAGACACTGCAAATCCTTAGGTGGCTGACCAGGAAATGATCAAGGTAATGCACAATCCCCTGACAATCTTTGTAGTTGTCCAAAACCCAATAGAGTGCCTGGGAAAAGATTTTAAATAAACAAGAACTGCTCTTTGACCCAAAAGTTAATTTGGTGGCAAAGTAGTAACGATCACGCTATCTAATGCTGTGCCATTGCCAAAGAGCAGGACTAATAGGAAGCAGTTTGAACGCATCAGCAATATCTGCTTTGAACAACCAAGTCCCCCTGCCCAACGGCAGAATATGCTTTATGGCTGAATCCACTGATGAATACTTTAAAGAAAATTCCTCTGAGGGAATAAGTGAATTGAGACTAGGAATGTGCGAAGAATGAGGTGTGGACAAGTCCTATACTAAACAATATTTATTAGAAAATGTCTCACAAACTACCCCAATGGGGCTGACCCTCCACATGTCAAATGCTGATGAACAAAAAAGGaccaattacaaatcctttggccacTTCTGCTTCCAGCAACTCATCCACTATCAAAGCATGATTGTCTGCAGACAAAAGATTCTTACATTCAAACGATTCTGTAGGCAGCATGATTAAGACTATGAAACCCAACAGAGAAACCATCCAACAGGAATTGTCTGAAATCTGAGGATGGGTGACCTTCTAAATAAGCCCCTAGTGCGGAAAATTTGACTTGGCTTAGTCACGAAGAACTAAAGGGCTTGACCAGACAGGAGGATTTAGGATAAGCCCTAAAACAATTGGAGCAAGCATGCAGGAGCCTGCACTGGTTGTAATTGCACCCTAAATGGTTGAAATTGTTGCACACCTGCGCTTTACCCAAATAATGGATGGGCCTGCCCAATTTATCCAATTGCTCAGAAGGTCCTGTGTAGGACACACCGGCCACCTGCTTGCTGATTCCTGACTGACCCGGGGCCTCAAATATAGGACACCATGCAGAAGTATGTGCTGAGGACTGGCAATTCCTACACACCGGGGACTTTTGATTGGCAAAATGCCTGCTAAAAAGTTCCATGTCCGCATCTTGAGtccatccctgctctctcctccgaGATCCAGCCGTGTGGCTCGTGGTTTGGGCAATCTGGAAACCATCCATCTTCCCTGGGCCATCTTTACATCTGCCCGTAGTGGCACACTGCTCGATAGACTCTATGCTGCTGGCACTAgagtccaccggttccggtaaaCGTACCCACACCTATCCAGTGTTTTGATGACCCCATATTGGATATTCAGATTGTTGATGGAGCTTCATCCCTGACCCACTTCACCTCATCACCATTTTCACAGACTTTTCTTTAGACTTTTTTGAGCATGCCCTTTTTTGTGGGGTACTCTCACACGTTTGGATAGACATTTACACATCACTTCACATGGTGTTTATGTTGTGTTTCCTATTAGCGCTACTATTTAcccattttatatatttatgtttgtcacattgtttgtagcagctttttttttagttttaaggttTAGCGCATTAACCACCTTCATTACTAATGTTGTGTAATAGATTTTAAATTATACATATTAAAGTTGCTTTTATGGTACTCAGTTTCTCTTCTACATGTCCACATAAAGTTCATGACTGCATATTCTGTTTATAGTTGTACATGATTTGCAGGTATGATTTAAAATAGAAAATTTTGCATTTGATCACTTGATGGTGCTAATTCCTTTGATACTTATCACCCTCTAATAGCCGAATGTAGTATTCTCAGTTTTAAATCAATGGTTGGTTTAATTAACTTCTATCCTTCAATGTCTACTCAACTCATAGATGCATGAGTATGATCTCAGTTATCTGTATGAAACCAAACCTAACAATGGAAACGAAAGGGTCTACTTACAAAAATTTAAATGGACAAATGTGACAGGCATTCATCTAGCTGTGACAAATTCTGACAGTATTTAACACTGTGATTTCctgtgatcgtcagctccatctagtggccataatgaggtcaTTTTCCTGAAATACTTCCATCGGTAAAATTAGCGCAATAAAGCACTATGCCCACTATATGGAGCTAATGATCATATGAAAAAAATACAGCGAAAAATCATGACAGCCAGGTAAATGCAGGTCATATTTGtttaactatttaaaaaaatatagaccTCTAAGCGTTTGTGAAAGCTTAcatcacaaaatgtactcagccaatgaaaggtaatgactccatttttatttttatactgctaTCAATGGGCAACACAGGACAACATTTCATCCGTGTCTTTAGTGACCTccgatctccttatgaactgtttcttacatgatgaagatcagccatggagtatatctgaggtgtatatcagggtgtgcttcttccccacatgagagatgtgatgtccagcaacatccatatagaagacatttcccgcactcaaggcactaatacacctcgagggttgtgtgggatccctgatgtacaggaagacaggacttcagtgaggaacaattccctcactcaggacaggaatacggcttctcccccatgtgagatctctgatgtctgcaaagatgagacttctgtgaaaaacttttgccgcactcaggacagcaatatggtttctcccccgtgtgagatctctgatgtctgtaaagattggacttctctgaaaaacatttaccACACTCAAGACAGGAAAGTAGCTTCTCCCCcaagtgagatctctgatgtctgtaaagatcggACTTCAGTGaataacatttcccacactcaggacaggaatatggcttctcccccgtgtgagatttctgatgtgtaTAAAGATgggtcttctgtgaaaaacatttactgcactcaggacaggaatgcggcttctcccctgtgtgagatctctgatgtctgtaaagattggacttatctgaaaaacattttccacactcagtacaggaaagtggcttctcgcccgtgtgagatctctgatgtctgtaaagatcggacttctgtgaaaaacatttcccgcagtcaggacaggaatatggcttttcccctgtgtgagatctctggtgtATGTAAAGATtgaacttctgtgaaaaacatttcccgcactcagaacaggaaaacagcttctcccccgtgtgagatctctgatgtctctcAAGATAggatttctgtgaaaaacatttcctgcactcaggacaggaatatggtttctcccctgtgtgagatctccgaTGTTTGTCAAGATgggatttctgtgaaaaacatttcccgcactcagtacaagaatatggcttctcccctgtgtgagacctttgatgtctGACAAGATCtggtttttgtacaaaacatttcccgcactctgaacaggaatacagcttctcccctgtgtgagatctcagatgtctgtaaagatgggagttctgtgaaaaacatttcccacactcagaacaggaatacggcttttctcctgtatgagatctctgatgtgtaacAAGTAGTGAGTTTTTtacaaaacattttccgcactcaagacaggaaagtggcttctctccCCTGTGAGTTCTTTTATGCTCACTAAGATGGAATTGAGAATGGAAACACtttccgcactcagtacaggaaaagctcttctctgttggaaggatggcaccgtccctcatagtctgaggttcctcaggataagaggaatacgatggtccatctacattgtgtggtgccggatggacatttgaggtagtcgggttttctcctggactatactgtgtgatgtcctcatcttctactttacagtctggagacaaagtgagacaatcctctgaggttttcctcatctcccgtccatctactaaaatagaaaaaaaagattattactagacatgagcagattggttcccctaaaccaggactccacccacatcaggcagctttgtctctgaggatcttacatttccaccctcaaggtaactagtaaatgggacctctgatctcctaccagttcatttctttattcattgaccttagtcagagagtgaggaaacaacgagaactgtcttttataggagggACAGTGATGATGGGATTATAggatgagtgtccccaccccctctatcactcattgccatcttcccaacacaataAGTCCTGCACTTTCTTATTTaatccatgatttagtcatgaataacagcagggctgagccccaccagaggtcagagagtgaggatgggggggagaacaaccaagatgaagactggactgatcctgaagaccaccatcattgggttattgactcctccctcattatcatctattgtttaaggttccaaagtttgaggatgtgatcaacatgtaaaagtctgtgctccaatcaaatcatcaaatataaaatgtccagctggtagaaaatgtgATGTGTGTAACAAAAGAGAGTACATTTTGggtttatatatagcagtgggtagaggggagagatcagaagtgaggactatgtaatgtacaacatattgtataagatacaacagattatatagtatcagaattatgTACTTTAACAGAGtactgtatatagtgcaggggtcaggagtatgtaatgtacaatataaattaaatAGTATAAGAGTCAAgagttaaatgtttacatgagacaagctGCAGAGGTCCCACACTGCTGCcacccatctcctgagactgcactcagtgacttgggtctgaaactatacagacatatccctccacccggcacagccagcaggcAAAACAGtaagtaaccctgggagaattgttctgtcagagatcttgctaGTCCCaggcatggggcagaagacccaaagaaCATACCCCAAGTGCCTAAGTCTAGTAATGCCTATCGTGGAAATCAACATtttactgccagctgaaccccaaaATCTCCATagatccagtctagatacataaattgtgtctgcagcaggGAGAAGGATAATTAtccaagagaaatacaggaatacaggacagggaacacagctcaggaaagtgtttagggtattacaggctgatatcacccagtccccgccctactctggaccaatcagtgagcagtatgggtggaggaatgtatttagtgttaatgtcccacctgtgctgatctctgtaggagtgtcctcctctataaatgtccccgttattccatcctcctccatagactgctgatcatccctcacatatgtctcttcttcttctgctttaacctcaaattctatatcaactggttctccactctaaatcaagaaaatgagagtgaatatcatctgtaagatataagctttaaCATTGTGACTTCACATATAAAATCCACACATTCTATCCATAAGTGTGTTTTATAACCttcgtcccaccaaccttgtaacagtgagggacgGTGTGATCTTCTTTTGTGGAATCCCCGGAATACAGAAGATgcggacatctctctggtgggttcctggtattaggtggctccatcatatccttgtgtccttctgtaaactcctccatcactccatactcctcatcctcctccttatactcttctttaacatcaatttTATCATCCCTGGGATCTCCactctaaatatataataaaacattcaatgtaacaaacatgctgtgtataaatcagaagtACCAATAATTGTTAATCATCTACCTGATTATGgtaagggatggtgtgatcttcctgtgtggaatcccaggaatacagaggatggggacatctctctggtgggtttctgtagatggatgactccaccatggtgtcctggtacagatctttgtgttctttaggatactctgactcctccatcaccccatcctcatcatcctccttttttatctcttctttaacctcaactttagaatctctccgGTTTGccctctgaatatataataaaaaatacatcaattgtaacaatgtacagatcctaatgatcaGTGATTGtccctcatctacctgatgatggtgagggatggggtgatcttcctgtgtggaatcccgggaatacagaggacggggacatctctctggtgggttcccattactggatccatctgtaagaaacacacacactgactgaatacattgtttctatgtgtttatcagatgatgggagatctaggtggatcctccgtactgctctctcctttacaataaagtctcctcttacccggtgatgtgaggggtggctgattgtccatcatgacgtccttgtagagattcTTGTGTCCTTCTAattactcccactcctccatggagaaatagacagtgacatcctgacaccttataggaacctgacacacacaatgatacagtcaccatccagacacatcccttgtctgttactggataatgtcccagaattcccagcaccgctcacctctcctccatgatctctctggtgacttctagaatcttctttttatttctctattctatcagggagggaggtggaggcaatgtgatggtcatatgatctccagacttcacaggaggaaatctctagatctgaacacaaataggtaattttctttttaataaaaaaaagtttattgagcataataGAAAAGTGTATAAACAAGCACAAAGTGCAACTGGCACTATACATGAGGATAAATCAATGACATAACCATACAAAGTGTATAGGTAAAAAAGGTCAATATCAATATATCAAGGAGTACTGGAACCTATACCTAGTATAGCTGGTTGTACCCTAATAAGGGATATAAAGAAAACAGCCCAGTACTGTGCATCACAGCTTGGAATGCAGCGGGCCGGGGGAAATATGCAAACAATGGTCTGGAAAGTGGACGTGTGTTGCAAGGGATGAAGGGAGCTGCGCATGATAAATGAGGATACTCCTCGTCAATGCAGGTGGAGGGGTCCTCCAGCCACCTGTCCCAGATTTTGTTGTAGTTGGACAACCCTTGTGTGACTATAGTACTTTTGTGTATGGGAGAGTG
This is a stretch of genomic DNA from Aquarana catesbeiana isolate 2022-GZ unplaced genomic scaffold, ASM4218655v1 unanchor233, whole genome shotgun sequence. It encodes these proteins:
- the LOC141121856 gene encoding uncharacterized protein, with product MMDNQPPLTSPDGSSNGNPPERCPRPLYSRDSTQEDHPIPHHHQRANRRDSKVEVKEEIKKEDDEDGVMEESEYPKEHKDLYQDTMVESSIYRNPPERCPHPLYSWDSTQEDHTIPYHNQSGDPRDDKIDVKEEYKEEDEEYGVMEEFTEGHKDMMEPPNTRNPPERCPHLLYSGDSTKEDHTVPHCYKSGEPVDIEFEVKAEEEETYVRDDQQSMEEDGITGTFIEEDTPTEISTVDGREMRKTSEDCLTLSPDCKVEDEDITQYSPGENPTTSNVHPAPHNVDGPSYSSYPEEPQTMRDGAILPTEKSFSCTECGKCFHSQFHLSEHKRTHRGEKPLSCLECGKCFVKNSLLVTHQRSHTGEKPYSCSECGKCFSQNSHLYRHLRSHTGEKLYSCSECGKCFVQKPDLVRHQRSHTGEKPYSCTECGKCFSQKSHLDKHRRSHTGEKPYSCPECRKCFSQKSYLERHQRSHTGEKLFSCSECGKCFSQKFNLYIHQRSHTGEKPYSCPDCGKCFSQKSDLYRHQRSHTGEKPLSCTECGKCFSDKSNLYRHQRSHTGEKPHSCPECSKCFSQKTHLYTHQKSHTGEKPYSCPECGKCYSLKSDLYRHQRSHLGEKLLSCLECGKCFSEKSNLYRHQRSHTGEKPYCCPECGKSFSQKSHLCRHQRSHMGEKPYSCPE